The following are encoded in a window of Lactobacillus panisapium genomic DNA:
- a CDS encoding metallophosphoesterase, translated as MSVFKYAIGLFDRASGAKLHHLFSEKNVPLDPMQDYLTVGEYHVDGEQHTPNNQPYNLTVYKDEDEVLHQALSLEKTANLAPEYVREFSPELERYRAFVSRKTGRRFIVEEYLDEFLKRVKGHIRAGKNSVNVSVITDTHYKDRNSTDFYGWNGLTHVNEFSYLDDSGLLDLKVHLGDWIDGSDTGFLGESELIKLRNSFKSDKVPYLMIKGNHDENDKYDERHDLKASFPENEFEKIMWPAMYGQKGVHYISRQHGVCYFDVDNVRFISVNTSDLPYILNAQGQKRYDAKITLAIREDQIEEIIEILQQSSNKNIVFMSHGNPINRKGSNALKYNGRSLHELLVAFNQGEKGQMHSSRGIPPEFRLANDFDFTNVKNARIIAYFCGHRHVEDQFRINGIQYILFNCSALMGPNHVLTTKYNKNWKRQIDHQTEFAGYIVNIDSDRHFIQVFGYGAASKRRIFYI; from the coding sequence ATGAGTGTTTTTAAGTATGCAATAGGTTTATTTGATCGTGCTAGTGGGGCTAAGCTGCACCACTTATTTAGTGAAAAAAATGTTCCGCTTGATCCGATGCAGGATTACTTGACGGTAGGGGAATATCACGTTGATGGCGAGCAGCATACGCCTAATAATCAACCGTATAACCTGACTGTCTATAAGGATGAAGACGAAGTTTTGCACCAAGCGCTCAGTTTAGAAAAGACTGCTAACTTGGCACCGGAATATGTTCGTGAATTCAGCCCTGAACTTGAGCGTTACCGCGCTTTTGTTAGCCGTAAGACCGGTCGCCGGTTTATCGTTGAAGAATACCTAGACGAATTTCTTAAGCGTGTCAAAGGCCATATTCGGGCCGGAAAAAATTCGGTTAACGTTAGTGTGATCACCGATACGCATTATAAAGACCGCAATAGTACGGACTTTTATGGCTGGAATGGTTTAACGCACGTTAATGAATTTTCTTACTTGGACGATTCAGGCCTGTTAGATTTAAAAGTCCATCTTGGTGACTGGATTGATGGTTCCGACACCGGTTTTTTAGGTGAAAGTGAATTAATCAAGCTGCGCAACTCATTTAAGTCGGATAAGGTCCCTTACTTGATGATTAAGGGCAATCATGATGAAAACGATAAGTACGATGAGCGTCATGATTTAAAGGCGTCTTTTCCCGAAAATGAATTTGAAAAAATCATGTGGCCAGCAATGTACGGTCAAAAGGGCGTGCATTATATTTCACGCCAGCACGGTGTCTGTTACTTTGATGTAGATAATGTTCGCTTTATTTCCGTCAATACTTCGGATTTGCCGTATATTTTAAATGCACAAGGTCAAAAGCGCTACGATGCAAAGATTACGTTAGCAATTAGGGAAGATCAGATTGAGGAAATCATTGAGATTCTGCAGCAATCTTCCAACAAAAACATTGTCTTCATGAGTCATGGTAATCCAATCAACCGCAAGGGCTCGAATGCTTTGAAGTATAATGGGCGTTCACTTCATGAATTGCTTGTTGCCTTTAATCAGGGCGAAAAAGGGCAAATGCATTCAAGCCGTGGTATTCCGCCAGAATTTCGCTTGGCAAACGATTTTGACTTTACAAATGTCAAAAATGCCCGCATTATTGCTTACTTTTGCGGTCATCGGCATGTTGAAGACCAGTTTAGGATTAATGGTATTCAATATATTTTGTTTAATTGCTCGGCGTTAATGGGCCCTAACCATGTTTTAACGACTAAGTACAATAAGAACTGGAAGCGGCAAATTGATCATCAAACCGAATTCGCAGGTTATATTGTCAATATTGACTCTGATCGGCATTTTATTCAGGTCTTTGGTTACGGCGCTGCCAGCAAGAGAAGAATTTTTTATATTTAA
- a CDS encoding DNA-3-methyladenine glycosylase I, whose protein sequence is MQEKERCPWSSSTDSLMEQYHDHEWGKLNLDESYLYEMLTLELFQSGLNWSVILHKRENFRRDFHNFIPAEVAQMDENDINDLMQDSSIVRNRQKITAAIKNARAILIIDATYGNFAHYLQTFCKTPIVHHPLTQEDVPSTNKIAQKMAKQMKKDGFSFVGPVILYSFLQAVGLINDHLENCPFKYHG, encoded by the coding sequence ATGCAAGAAAAAGAACGTTGTCCTTGGAGCAGTTCCACCGATTCCTTAATGGAGCAATATCATGACCATGAATGGGGTAAACTCAATTTAGATGAGTCCTACTTATACGAAATGCTGACATTAGAATTATTTCAATCTGGACTTAATTGGTCAGTCATCCTACATAAACGGGAAAACTTTCGCCGTGATTTTCACAATTTTATCCCAGCGGAAGTCGCTCAAATGGATGAAAACGACATTAATGATTTAATGCAGGATAGTTCCATTGTCCGTAATAGACAAAAGATTACGGCAGCAATTAAGAATGCCCGGGCGATCTTGATTATCGATGCCACGTACGGTAATTTTGCCCATTATCTGCAGACTTTTTGTAAAACACCGATTGTGCACCATCCGCTAACACAAGAAGATGTCCCTAGCACAAATAAAATTGCGCAAAAAATGGCCAAGCAAATGAAAAAAGATGGTTTTTCTTTTGTCGGACCCGTAATTTTATACTCATTCTTACAAGCAGTTGGTCTGATCAATGACCATCTGGAAAATTGCCCGTTTAAATATCACGGATAA